One segment of Marvinbryantia formatexigens DSM 14469 DNA contains the following:
- the miaB gene encoding tRNA (N6-isopentenyl adenosine(37)-C2)-methylthiotransferase MiaB, whose protein sequence is MYNEINLDEINLMQEPPAAEPGRQYYFMAKCRALVRELSGKLGRQPQACTKTFGCQMNARDSEKLTGILELIGYTITEDEHADLVIYNTCTVRENANLKVYGRLGVLGGMKKKQPHKLIALCGCMMQEPEVVEKIRKSYRFVDLIFGTHNIYKFAELLAACLEGDGMIIDVWKDTDKIVENLPVERKYPFKSGVNIMFGCNNFCSYCIVPYVRGRERSREPREILREIERLAADGVVEVMLLGQNVNSYGKNLPEPMSFAQLLREVEKIDGIKRIRFMTSHPKDLSDELIEVMASSEKICRHMHLPLQSGSSRILKIMNRRYTKEQYLALVEKLRRAIPDISLTTDIIVGFPGETEEDFEETLDVVRRARYDSAFTFIYSKRTGTPAAAMENQVPEEVVKERFDRLLALVQEISGEMAARLTGQTLPVLAEEVNSQDASLLTGRLSNNLLVHFPGDASLIGKIVDVHLQECRGFYYMGERY, encoded by the coding sequence ATGTATAATGAAATCAATCTGGATGAGATAAATTTAATGCAGGAGCCGCCCGCCGCGGAGCCGGGGAGACAGTATTACTTCATGGCAAAATGCCGCGCTCTGGTGCGGGAGCTTTCCGGAAAGCTTGGCAGGCAGCCGCAGGCGTGCACCAAAACCTTCGGCTGTCAGATGAACGCCCGTGACAGCGAAAAGCTTACCGGCATCCTGGAGCTTATCGGCTATACTATCACGGAGGACGAGCACGCGGACCTTGTCATTTATAATACCTGCACGGTGCGGGAAAATGCCAATCTGAAGGTCTACGGAAGACTGGGCGTGCTGGGCGGCATGAAGAAAAAGCAGCCGCACAAGCTGATTGCCCTCTGCGGTTGTATGATGCAGGAGCCGGAGGTGGTCGAAAAAATCCGCAAAAGCTACCGCTTTGTGGATTTAATCTTTGGAACCCACAATATTTATAAATTCGCCGAGCTGCTGGCGGCGTGCCTGGAGGGGGACGGCATGATTATCGACGTCTGGAAGGATACCGATAAGATTGTGGAAAACCTGCCGGTGGAGCGCAAATACCCCTTCAAGTCCGGCGTGAATATCATGTTCGGCTGCAACAATTTCTGCAGCTACTGCATTGTTCCCTATGTGCGCGGACGGGAGCGCAGCCGCGAGCCGCGGGAGATTCTCCGGGAGATTGAGCGCCTCGCCGCCGACGGCGTGGTGGAGGTGATGCTGCTCGGACAGAACGTCAATTCCTACGGGAAAAATCTGCCGGAGCCAATGAGCTTTGCGCAGCTTCTGCGCGAGGTGGAGAAAATCGACGGCATAAAACGCATCCGCTTTATGACCTCGCACCCGAAGGACCTCTCGGACGAGCTGATTGAGGTGATGGCGTCGTCGGAAAAAATCTGCCGCCACATGCACCTGCCGCTGCAGTCGGGCAGCAGCCGTATCTTAAAAATCATGAACCGCAGATACACGAAGGAGCAGTATCTTGCGCTGGTAGAGAAGCTGCGCCGGGCAATTCCGGATATTTCCCTGACGACGGATATTATTGTGGGATTTCCGGGCGAGACGGAGGAGGATTTCGAGGAAACGCTGGACGTTGTGCGCCGGGCGCGCTATGACAGCGCCTTCACCTTTATTTATTCGAAGCGCACCGGGACGCCTGCCGCCGCTATGGAAAACCAGGTGCCGGAGGAGGTTGTAAAAGAGCGTTTCGACCGCCTGCTTGCGCTGGTGCAGGAAATTTCCGGGGAAATGGCGGCAAGGCTGACCGGACAGACGCTGCCGGTGCTGGCGGAGGAAGTCAACAGCCAGGACGCGTCCCTGCTTACCGGCAGGCTCTCGAACAATCTGCTGGTACATTTTCCGGGAGACGCTTCTCTGATTGGAAAGATCGTGGACGTGCATCTGCAGGAATGCAGGGGCTTTTATTATATGGGAGAGAGGTACTAA
- the mutS gene encoding DNA mismatch repair protein MutS, translated as MMQQYLETKKNYPDCILFYRLGDFYEMFFDDALTASRELEITLTGKNCGLEERAPMCGVPYHAVDNYLNKLVSKGYKVAICEQMEDPKLAKGIVKREVIRIVTPGTNLDTLALDETRNNYLMCIVCMADRFGVSVADISTGAYLVTELDSARKLTDEIFKFSPKEIICTQAFLMSGIDVEDLKARLGITIYTLDDWYFDDELCRRALTEHFHTESTDGLGLGDFNCGVIAAGALLQYLIETQKTSISNLTQLTPYTSGKYMVLDSSTRRNLELCETLREKQRKGSLLWVLDKTKTAMGARMLRSFIEQPLIDIDEIELRQQAVAELKSNAIAREEIREYLNPVYDLERLISKISYQTANPRDLVAFKSSLSMLPHIKYIMGDFKSALLCNIREDIDVLEDLCTLVEQSIIEDPPISIREGNLIRDGFHEEVDRLRQAKTEGKTWLADLEAKEREKTGIKNMKVKYNRVFGYYLEVTNSYKDMVPDYYTRKQTLANAERYITPELKELEDVILGAEDRLVSLEYELFCEVRDKIASEILRIQKTAKAVAGIDVFASLALVAEQNNYVCPKMNSRGLIQIRDGRHPVVEKMIKNDMFIANDTLLDNHKNRISIITGPNMAGKSTYMRQTALIVLMAQIGSFVPASEAKIGIVDRIFTRVGASDDLASGQSTFMVEMTEVANILRNATSDSLLILDEIGRGTSTFDGLSIAWAVVEHISNPKLLGAKTLFATHYHELTELEGKLSSVNNYCIAVRERGDDIVFLRKIVRGGADKSYGIQVAKLAGVPDSIIERAKELVQELSDADITEAVHEAKVEGKSTKPKKKKYDQVDLDQMTLSDTVSDEDVLKELKEIDISTLTPIEALNVLNRLQSRLKNRW; from the coding sequence ATGATGCAGCAGTACCTGGAAACAAAGAAAAATTATCCGGACTGTATTTTGTTTTACAGGCTGGGTGATTTTTATGAAATGTTTTTCGACGATGCGCTGACCGCATCGAGGGAACTGGAAATTACACTGACCGGCAAAAACTGCGGTCTTGAGGAGCGCGCGCCGATGTGCGGCGTGCCTTATCATGCCGTGGACAATTATCTGAACAAGCTGGTATCAAAGGGTTACAAGGTCGCCATCTGCGAGCAGATGGAGGACCCGAAGCTGGCGAAGGGTATCGTAAAGCGCGAGGTCATCCGCATTGTCACACCGGGCACAAATCTGGACACGCTTGCCCTCGATGAGACGCGGAACAATTATCTGATGTGCATTGTCTGCATGGCGGACCGCTTCGGCGTATCGGTCGCTGATATCTCCACGGGCGCCTATCTGGTGACGGAGCTTGATTCGGCGCGCAAGCTGACGGATGAGATTTTCAAATTTTCACCAAAGGAAATCATCTGCACGCAGGCGTTTCTGATGAGCGGAATCGATGTGGAGGATTTAAAAGCGCGGCTCGGCATCACCATTTACACGCTGGACGACTGGTATTTTGACGACGAGCTCTGCCGCCGCGCGCTGACGGAGCATTTTCATACGGAGAGCACCGACGGACTGGGGCTGGGTGATTTTAACTGCGGCGTGATTGCAGCGGGCGCGCTTCTGCAGTATCTGATTGAGACGCAGAAGACATCCATCAGCAACCTGACGCAGCTCACCCCGTACACCAGCGGAAAATATATGGTGCTGGACAGCTCGACCAGGCGCAATCTGGAGCTTTGCGAAACGCTGCGGGAAAAGCAGCGGAAGGGCTCTCTTCTGTGGGTGCTGGACAAGACAAAAACGGCGATGGGCGCGCGTATGCTGCGCAGCTTTATCGAGCAGCCGCTCATTGATATCGACGAGATTGAGCTCCGCCAGCAGGCGGTCGCCGAGCTGAAGTCAAATGCCATCGCGCGCGAGGAAATCCGCGAATATCTCAATCCGGTGTACGATCTGGAGCGTCTTATCAGTAAAATCAGCTATCAGACGGCAAATCCGCGCGATTTAGTTGCTTTTAAGAGCTCCCTTTCCATGCTCCCGCACATCAAATACATCATGGGCGATTTCAAGAGCGCTCTTTTATGCAATATCCGTGAGGACATCGATGTTCTGGAGGACCTCTGTACGCTGGTGGAGCAGTCCATCATTGAGGACCCGCCGATTTCCATCCGGGAGGGCAATCTTATCCGCGACGGCTTTCACGAGGAGGTGGACCGCCTGCGGCAGGCAAAAACCGAGGGGAAAACCTGGCTTGCCGATCTGGAGGCGAAGGAGCGCGAAAAGACCGGCATCAAAAACATGAAAGTCAAATACAACCGCGTGTTCGGATATTATCTGGAGGTCACCAATTCCTATAAGGATATGGTGCCGGATTATTATACCAGAAAGCAGACACTTGCAAACGCCGAGCGCTACATCACGCCGGAGCTTAAAGAGCTGGAGGATGTGATTCTCGGCGCCGAGGACCGTCTGGTCTCGCTGGAATACGAGCTGTTCTGCGAGGTGCGCGACAAGATTGCATCGGAGATTCTGCGCATCCAGAAGACGGCAAAGGCAGTCGCTGGCATCGACGTCTTTGCGTCCCTGGCGCTGGTCGCGGAGCAGAATAATTACGTATGCCCGAAGATGAACAGCCGCGGTCTGATACAGATTCGCGACGGACGTCATCCGGTCGTGGAAAAAATGATTAAAAACGATATGTTTATCGCCAACGATACGCTTCTGGACAACCACAAAAACCGTATCTCCATCATCACCGGACCGAATATGGCGGGAAAATCCACGTATATGCGGCAGACGGCGCTGATTGTGCTGATGGCGCAGATTGGCTCGTTCGTTCCGGCGTCGGAGGCGAAAATCGGCATTGTCGACCGCATTTTCACGCGCGTGGGCGCGTCGGATGACCTTGCCTCCGGGCAGAGTACCTTTATGGTGGAAATGACGGAGGTGGCGAACATCCTGCGCAACGCCACGTCGGACAGCCTGCTGATACTGGATGAGATCGGGCGCGGCACCAGCACGTTTGACGGTCTGAGCATTGCCTGGGCGGTCGTGGAGCATATCAGCAACCCGAAGCTGCTGGGGGCGAAAACGCTGTTCGCCACCCATTATCACGAGCTGACAGAGCTGGAGGGCAAGCTGTCCTCGGTAAACAATTACTGCATCGCTGTCCGGGAGCGCGGGGATGATATCGTCTTTTTGCGAAAAATCGTAAGAGGCGGCGCGGATAAGAGCTACGGCATCCAGGTGGCAAAGCTTGCCGGGGTACCGGACAGCATTATTGAGCGCGCCAAGGAGCTGGTGCAGGAGCTGAGCGACGCCGATATCACGGAGGCGGTTCATGAGGCGAAGGTGGAGGGCAAAAGTACAAAACCGAAGAAGAAAAAATATGACCAGGTCGACCTTGACCAGATGACCCTGTCAGATACGGTGAGCGATGAGGACGTGCTGAAGGAATTAAAGGAAATCGATATATCCACGCTGACGCCGATCGAAGCGCTGAATGTGCTGAACCGGCTGCAGAGCCGCCTGAAAAACCGCTGGTAG
- the mutL gene encoding DNA mismatch repair endonuclease MutL — MREIAVLDEQTIDKIAAGEVIERPASIVKELVENAIDAGANAVTVEIKDGGISLIRITDNGSGIEAKQVPVAFWRHATSKIRKADDLLDVTSLGFRGEALSSIAAVCQVELITKTADSLTGVRYLIEGGKEKSLEEIGAPDGTTFLVRNIFYNTPARKKFLKTAQTEAGYISDMVERIALSHPEVSFKFIANNQTKLHTSGNHQLKDIIYHIYGRDIAANLIEISAGTDSVRINGFIGKPVISRGNRNYENYFVNGRYIRSNIIAKAIEDAYHTFMMKHKYPFTVLNFTIDGKLLDVNVHPAKLELRFAENEEMYRIVYEAVRNALTHREMIVQVGIGKEEAQKKETPKGRLPAPEPFEAVRRSLSQVRERPAYAKETAPGTAAAMQTASRRADDVDRMRADSTIPGPGGTQAAGTIQGPDGTQIERTIPKLVPPDASAWRSRMSAQTAETVSSPAFPDRTTAAEASTEEIPEWERALNLQPEAGMSGNPMQAEEAASGNSAQPEAPATGNPVQAEKSASGNSAQPEAPAAGVTGEQMSLFEDDKLLSKEHVKEHRIIGQVFDTYWIVQFKDKLFLIDQHAAHEKVLYERMKKSMEKREFTSQLLNPPVILTLSMAEEELLKKYQERFREIGFEIEEFGGREYALRAVPDNLFGLADKDLFLEMLDGLSAQTDALSIETIDDKIATMSCKAAVKGNSRLSTAEIHALIDELLTLENPYNCPHGRPTIISMSKYEIERKFKRIV; from the coding sequence ATGAGAGAAATTGCGGTACTTGATGAGCAGACGATTGATAAAATAGCGGCGGGAGAGGTCATCGAACGTCCGGCTTCCATTGTAAAGGAGCTGGTGGAGAATGCCATTGACGCCGGGGCAAATGCCGTTACGGTGGAAATTAAGGACGGCGGCATTTCCCTTATCCGCATCACAGACAACGGCTCCGGTATTGAGGCAAAGCAGGTGCCGGTTGCTTTCTGGCGCCACGCGACCAGCAAGATCCGCAAGGCGGATGACCTTCTGGACGTCACCTCGCTGGGGTTCCGCGGGGAGGCGCTTTCCAGCATCGCGGCGGTCTGCCAGGTGGAGCTGATTACGAAAACGGCGGACAGTCTGACCGGCGTCCGTTATCTGATTGAGGGCGGAAAGGAAAAAAGTCTGGAGGAAATCGGCGCGCCCGATGGCACTACCTTCCTCGTGCGCAATATTTTTTACAATACACCGGCGCGCAAAAAGTTTCTGAAAACAGCGCAGACGGAGGCTGGCTATATCAGCGATATGGTGGAGCGCATCGCGCTTTCCCATCCGGAGGTCTCCTTCAAATTTATCGCCAACAACCAGACAAAGCTGCATACCTCCGGGAATCATCAGTTAAAGGATATTATTTATCATATTTACGGGCGCGATATCGCGGCGAATCTGATTGAGATTTCCGCCGGAACGGATTCCGTCCGCATAAATGGCTTTATCGGGAAGCCGGTCATTTCCCGCGGGAACCGCAACTATGAAAATTATTTTGTGAACGGGCGCTATATCCGCAGCAATATTATCGCAAAGGCTATCGAGGACGCCTATCACACGTTTATGATGAAGCATAAATATCCGTTTACCGTGCTGAATTTTACGATCGACGGAAAGCTTCTCGATGTCAATGTCCATCCGGCAAAGCTGGAGCTGCGTTTCGCGGAAAATGAGGAAATGTACCGGATTGTCTATGAGGCGGTGCGAAATGCGCTTACTCACCGGGAAATGATTGTCCAGGTGGGTATCGGGAAGGAGGAGGCGCAGAAAAAGGAGACGCCAAAGGGCAGGCTCCCCGCGCCGGAGCCCTTCGAGGCGGTACGACGCAGTCTTTCACAGGTGCGCGAACGTCCTGCCTACGCGAAAGAAACGGCGCCGGGAACCGCTGCCGCCATGCAGACAGCCTCCCGGAGGGCGGACGATGTGGACCGCATGCGGGCAGACAGTACCATTCCGGGACCGGGCGGCACACAGGCGGCAGGCACTATTCAGGGACCGGATGGCACACAGATTGAGCGCACGATTCCAAAGCTTGTGCCGCCGGATGCATCTGCGTGGCGCAGCCGGATGTCTGCGCAGACGGCAGAAACAGTTTCTTCTCCGGCATTTCCGGATAGAACGACCGCCGCAGAGGCATCCACGGAAGAAATCCCGGAGTGGGAGAGGGCGCTCAATCTGCAGCCGGAGGCAGGCATGTCCGGTAATCCCATGCAGGCGGAGGAAGCCGCTTCCGGTAATTCCGCGCAGCCAGAGGCGCCTGCGACCGGTAATCCCGTGCAGGCGGAGAAATCCGCTTCCGGCAATTCCGCGCAGCCAGAGGCGCCCGCAGCCGGCGTGACCGGTGAGCAGATGAGCCTTTTTGAGGATGACAAGCTGCTCTCGAAGGAGCATGTGAAGGAGCACCGCATCATCGGGCAGGTGTTTGATACCTACTGGATCGTGCAGTTTAAGGACAAGCTGTTTCTGATCGATCAGCATGCGGCGCATGAAAAGGTTTTGTACGAGCGCATGAAAAAATCGATGGAGAAGCGGGAGTTTACCTCCCAGCTTTTAAATCCGCCGGTCATTCTGACCCTGAGCATGGCGGAGGAGGAGCTGCTGAAGAAATACCAGGAGCGTTTCCGGGAAATCGGCTTTGAAATTGAAGAATTCGGGGGACGGGAATACGCTCTGCGCGCCGTTCCCGACAATCTGTTCGGTCTTGCGGATAAGGATCTGTTCCTGGAAATGCTGGACGGGCTATCCGCGCAGACCGACGCGCTCAGCATTGAGACGATTGACGATAAAATAGCAACCATGTCCTGCAAGGCGGCGGTAAAGGGAAATTCCCGCCTGTCGACTGCGGAGATCCATGCGCTGATCGATGAGCTGCTCACCCTGGAAAATCCTTACAACTGCCCGCACGGCAGACCGACGATTATCTCCATGTCAAAATACGAAATTGAGCGCAAGTTTAAAAGGATTGTTTGA
- the miaA gene encoding tRNA (adenosine(37)-N6)-dimethylallyltransferase MiaA, whose product MTKKPLLILTGPTAVGKTALSIALAKAVGGEIISADSMQVYRGMDIGSAKITREEMAGVPHYLIDELEPQEEFHVVRFQELAKKYMAQIYEKGKIPILVGGTGFYIQAVLYDIDFTQNDGDSSYRRELEQLAKEKGCTYLHDMLAAVDPKSAQEIHANNVKRVIRALEFYHESGTPISAHNECQRQKESPYNAAYFVLNENRQTLYERIDRRVDEMLKNGLLDEVRHLKAQGCTAGMVSMQGLGYKEILDYLDGNCTLEEAVYRLKRDTRHFAKRQITWFKREREVIWLQKEEFGGSGEILAYMLDIIEHQRGISICHKLQ is encoded by the coding sequence ATGACAAAAAAACCGTTACTGATTCTCACCGGACCGACTGCAGTCGGCAAAACGGCGCTGTCCATCGCACTGGCGAAGGCGGTCGGCGGCGAGATTATTTCCGCCGATTCCATGCAGGTCTACCGCGGGATGGACATCGGCTCCGCAAAGATCACCCGCGAAGAAATGGCGGGCGTGCCGCATTATCTGATCGACGAGCTGGAGCCGCAGGAGGAATTTCACGTTGTCCGTTTCCAGGAGCTGGCAAAAAAATATATGGCGCAGATTTACGAAAAAGGCAAAATCCCCATTCTGGTCGGCGGCACCGGCTTTTATATCCAGGCGGTGCTCTACGACATCGACTTTACACAAAATGACGGCGACAGCAGCTACCGCAGAGAGCTGGAGCAGCTTGCGAAAGAGAAGGGATGCACTTATCTGCATGACATGCTTGCCGCCGTGGACCCGAAATCGGCGCAGGAAATCCATGCAAACAATGTGAAGCGCGTTATCCGCGCCCTGGAATTTTATCATGAGAGCGGAACTCCTATTTCCGCGCACAATGAATGCCAGCGCCAGAAGGAATCCCCCTACAACGCCGCTTATTTTGTGCTGAATGAAAACAGGCAGACGCTGTATGAGCGGATTGACCGGCGGGTCGATGAAATGCTGAAAAACGGTCTTCTCGATGAGGTGCGTCATCTGAAAGCACAGGGCTGCACCGCCGGGATGGTTTCCATGCAGGGGCTTGGCTACAAGGAAATTCTGGATTATCTGGACGGAAACTGCACCCTTGAGGAAGCCGTTTACCGTCTGAAGCGCGACACGCGCCATTTCGCAAAGCGCCAGATTACCTGGTTTAAGCGGGAGCGGGAGGTTATCTGGCTTCAGAAAGAGGAGTTTGGCGGAAGCGGGGAAATCCTCGCTTATATGCTGGATATTATAGAACATCAGAGAGGAATATCGATATGTCACAAATTGCAATAG
- a CDS encoding aminotransferase class I/II-fold pyridoxal phosphate-dependent enzyme, whose protein sequence is MSQIAIEEMYEQLGISRQVYDFGQKIEQELMPRFAEIQKTAEYNQLKVIRAMQKCRVSAECFQSGTGYGYNDIGRDKLEEVYANVFHTEAALVRAQITCGTHALAVALSGNLRPGDELLSISGKPYDTLEEVIGIRPSNGSLAEYGVSYRQVDLLSDGSFDFPGIRAAIQPNTRLVEIQRSKGYQTRPTLSVQAIAKAIRFVKEIRPDIVILVDNCYGEFVECQEPSDFGADMVVGSLIKNPGGGLAPIGGYIAGTRTCIENAACRLTSPGLGREVGASLGVNRDFFQGLFLAPTVVAGALKGAIFAANIYERLGFKVVPNSTEDRHDIIQAVEFGTPEGLVAFCEGIQYAAPVDSYVTPEPWAMPGYDSDVIMAAGAFIQGSSIELSADGPLKPPYAAYFQGGLTWEHAKLGILRSLQRLAEKGIVSLEEL, encoded by the coding sequence ATGTCACAAATTGCAATAGAAGAAATGTATGAACAGCTTGGCATCAGCCGCCAGGTATATGATTTCGGGCAGAAAATAGAGCAGGAGCTTATGCCGCGATTTGCCGAAATACAGAAAACTGCGGAATACAACCAGCTCAAGGTCATCCGCGCCATGCAGAAATGCCGCGTCAGTGCCGAGTGCTTCCAGTCGGGCACCGGCTATGGCTACAATGATATCGGGCGCGACAAACTGGAGGAAGTTTATGCTAATGTGTTCCACACCGAGGCGGCGCTGGTGCGCGCGCAGATTACCTGCGGGACACATGCTCTCGCCGTGGCACTCTCCGGAAATCTGCGTCCGGGCGATGAGCTGCTCTCCATTTCCGGAAAGCCCTACGACACGCTGGAGGAGGTCATCGGCATCCGCCCATCCAACGGCTCTCTGGCAGAGTACGGCGTCAGCTACCGCCAGGTGGACCTGCTTTCCGACGGAAGCTTCGATTTTCCAGGTATCCGGGCGGCGATCCAGCCAAATACGAGACTTGTAGAAATCCAGCGCTCCAAAGGCTACCAGACGCGTCCGACGCTTTCTGTGCAGGCAATCGCAAAGGCTATCCGTTTTGTAAAGGAAATCCGTCCCGATATCGTGATTCTCGTGGACAACTGCTACGGCGAGTTTGTGGAATGCCAGGAGCCGAGCGATTTCGGAGCGGATATGGTGGTCGGCTCTCTGATTAAGAATCCAGGCGGCGGTCTGGCTCCGATTGGCGGCTATATCGCCGGAACCCGCACCTGCATTGAAAATGCCGCCTGCCGTCTGACCTCTCCCGGTCTCGGACGCGAGGTGGGTGCTTCCCTCGGCGTAAACCGCGACTTTTTCCAGGGACTGTTTCTGGCGCCGACGGTGGTGGCAGGCGCGCTGAAGGGAGCAATTTTTGCCGCCAATATTTATGAGCGCCTCGGCTTTAAGGTGGTGCCGAACAGCACAGAAGACCGCCACGATATCATCCAGGCGGTCGAGTTTGGCACGCCGGAGGGATTGGTTGCTTTCTGCGAGGGCATCCAGTATGCGGCACCGGTGGACAGCTACGTGACGCCGGAGCCCTGGGCAATGCCGGGCTATGACAGCGATGTTATTATGGCGGCGGGCGCCTTTATCCAGGGTTCTTCCATTGAACTGAGCGCGGACGGTCCCTTGAAGCCTCCCTATGCCGCCTATTTCCAGGGCGGTCTTACCTGGGAGCACGCAAAGCTTGGTATTCTGCGTTCCCTGCAGCGTCTGGCGGAAAAAGGCATCGTCTCTCTGGAGGAGCTATGA
- a CDS encoding NAD(P)/FAD-dependent oxidoreductase: MKKIIVIGAGASGMLAAITAARQGASVTILEGMEKPGKKLLITGSGRCNLTNLRQEITCYRGADSAFISGILRQLPVKDTLAFFRELGLLTVSRDGYVYPVTGQASSVLEVLLLEIRRLGIKLKCTEKVTAIRREDKLLVKTAGWTYEADAVILAAGSKAAPATGSDGSGYSLAKSCGHSLVTPREALVPLAIRESWVKKLSGLRMQASVTLEGHTETGELQWTDTGISGIVVFQLSRYAVCALAKQQEKQISGVPVQLDLLPSVSGEALLSHLQQLQALRDGRSAESLLAGVLAKKAAGPLLQAAGISPSEKAERLDGGALQRLVKVMKQLTLTVSGCRSFEQAQVCQGGVRHTEVDAQTLESKKMPGLYITGELLDVDGICGGYNLQWAWASGFAAGRAAGSQEKMAATKAAGSQEKMAAAKATDRPEREQCCKAADHPERERCCKMADRPADNASERAERSTL, translated from the coding sequence ATGAAAAAAATTATTGTAATCGGCGCCGGAGCCTCCGGTATGCTTGCCGCAATCACTGCGGCGCGCCAGGGGGCTTCGGTTACCATTTTAGAGGGTATGGAAAAGCCAGGAAAGAAGCTGCTTATTACCGGCAGCGGGCGCTGCAATCTCACGAATCTCCGGCAGGAGATAACATGCTACCGCGGGGCGGATTCCGCTTTTATTTCCGGTATTCTGCGGCAGCTTCCGGTAAAGGATACCCTGGCTTTTTTCCGGGAACTCGGACTGCTGACGGTGTCGCGCGACGGCTATGTCTATCCTGTCACCGGACAGGCTTCCTCGGTGCTGGAGGTGCTGCTGCTGGAAATCCGGCGTCTTGGCATTAAGCTGAAATGTACAGAAAAGGTAACTGCTATTCGCAGGGAGGACAAGCTTCTTGTGAAAACCGCCGGATGGACGTATGAGGCGGATGCGGTGATTTTGGCTGCCGGTTCCAAAGCAGCGCCCGCGACAGGCTCTGACGGGAGTGGATATTCGCTGGCGAAGAGCTGCGGGCATTCCCTTGTCACGCCAAGGGAAGCGCTTGTTCCGCTGGCCATTCGCGAGAGCTGGGTGAAAAAGCTTTCCGGGCTGCGGATGCAGGCGTCCGTCACGCTGGAGGGACACACGGAAACCGGCGAGCTGCAGTGGACGGATACCGGCATTTCCGGCATCGTTGTTTTCCAGCTCAGCCGCTACGCCGTGTGCGCACTGGCGAAGCAGCAGGAGAAGCAGATATCCGGCGTTCCGGTGCAGCTTGACCTGCTTCCTTCTGTTTCCGGGGAGGCGCTGCTTTCGCATCTGCAGCAGTTGCAGGCTCTGCGGGATGGCCGCAGCGCGGAAAGTCTGCTTGCCGGTGTGCTTGCAAAAAAAGCCGCCGGACCACTTCTGCAGGCGGCGGGCATTTCCCCGTCCGAAAAGGCGGAAAGGCTGGATGGCGGGGCGCTGCAGCGTCTGGTAAAAGTAATGAAGCAGCTTACCCTCACGGTGTCCGGATGCCGGTCGTTTGAGCAGGCGCAGGTCTGCCAGGGTGGCGTACGTCATACGGAAGTGGACGCGCAGACGCTGGAATCCAAAAAAATGCCGGGACTTTATATCACAGGAGAGCTGCTTGACGTGGACGGCATCTGTGGAGGCTATAATCTTCAGTGGGCGTGGGCAAGCGGCTTTGCCGCCGGACGGGCGGCGGGCAGCCAGGAGAAGATGGCAGCCACCAAAGCGGCGGGCAGCCAGGAGAAGATGGCAGCCGCCAAAGCGACAGACCGTCCGGAAAGAGAACAGTGCTGCAAAGCGGCAGACCATCCGGAAAGAGAACGGTGCTGCAAAATGGCAGACCGTCCGGCTGACAATGCGTCGGAGCGGGCAGAAAGGAGCACATTATGA